ACAACATCCCCTATCTTTTGGGTGTCTGAAACCGGTGAACCATCTATAAAACCTAAGTCAGCCTTTTGACCACCACTCTCAGGGTAGAAAGCTGTTTGATCCAAAACAACCCACTTTCCATCTATCATTCCCAATACCTTGGCTTTGAATTCAGTTGTTTTTTGATCTTCATAAAAAAGCAGTTTAGTTGGCGGGAATTTGCTTACATCTATTTCCTCCTTTTCCATCCTTTTCTCCGGTTTTATATGCCTCTCGGTTACTTTTATGTAAAACTCGTCAGATATTTTTACATCAGGCTTAAATTCCCTTATTAGTTCTGGCGTTATCCCTTCTGAATCATACAAATTCAGGATTTTTTCCTCGGTAAATTCCTCATTATTATCTATCATCCTTTGTACTATACCTTTTGTCCTAAGTTTTGTCTCATGGAATTTCTTTCTTTCAACATCCAATATTCTTCTTATTATCTCAATATTCTCCTCAAGTTCTGGTACCATTGGCTTCAATTGTTTTGCATGCAACTCGCAGACATCACCCAAGTCTATGTTCCAACGGTTCTTGTCTATGAATCCTAATGCCCTTCTCAGGATCACCCTAAGGTTATAACCACCACCGACATTTGATGGGAGCATTCCATCAGATATTGCCATTGCCAATGCCCTTGTGTGATCACATATTGCATATAGGTCCTCCATTGGTTTAACCTTTTTTTCAAGAACATCCACAGTCACACCAAGATTGTTTGCAACCATTTCCCTAGCTTTTTTTATGTTAGGAATCTCATCTATGTTCAGTAGACCAGCAAGTTTTGAATATCTGAGGAAGAAGTCCTTGTCATATTCTATTGAGAGCTTTTCCATCAATTTCCTCAAAACTGGCTCAAAAACTATGTCGTAGCTTGTCGGTGTCCCATTGCATATCCAAGGAAACCTCTCGAGACCTGCACCCATGTCTATTACTTTTTCTTTCATTTCCCTTATAACACCATTTGTCTCAAGAAACTCTGTGAAAACAGCATTCCCTAACTCTATTCCTCTGACGAAATATTCCATTGAGGATCCAAAAGCCCCGTGACCAACCCAAAGGTCTTCTATGAAAATTACCTCATGTTCAGGTATACCAAATACCTGGGTTAATAAGTTGAAATCAAGTTCTATACATCTTTCCTTCCAATATCCTTGTTTTCCATCGTAAATTGAATGTTGACCAACCATACAAAAGTTAGTATAGTGTTTTCCTGTGACACCAATGTTTGGAATATCAGGAAACCTCAGACAAAATTGTGGGACTACCAATGGGTTAGCGGGCATCTGGAAAACAACCTGACCTTTTTCAATCCTCTGAAAATCTATTATTGAGGCGATTGTGAAGAATAGGTCAGGTCTCCATCTACATACTACTGGATATTGTTTGATGCTTGTATGTCCATGCTTCTTGAAGAATTTTTCAATCTCCTGCCAGGATTCTATGTAACTGAATCTTTTATTTGTCGGGGGGTTACCTAAAAACTCATAGTTTTGACAAGGTTGATCAGGACAGTTTTCTCTATTTTCATCCAAGGTCCAAAAACCCTTCCCGCATTTGGGACAAATTTTTCTCTTGAAACCCTTTTTTATAAGGAATTCTATCTTGTAGTATTTCTCCCAATCCTTTTGAAATTGTTTTCTCAAATCTTTCTTGTCAACCATATTCAAAATATTTGCTCGAAGAATATTTAACAATTATAATTTCATTCAAATTTCTATTATATAGGAATTCTTGATATAAGATAAGATTTAAATAGGGGATAAAATAAATTAAAATTATCGAGGGTGTCAGATGATAATAAGAATTATTATGGAAAATAGGGTTTACCTGTTTTTTGTAAAGTTGATTAATAGGATTATCGATTATCTTTCAAATATGTATACAGATCCAAAGTACATTGCAATAAGGACATTCATTACTATGCTCGTCCCCGACTCTACATTAATATTGTGTGCTATTTTATCAAAACTCCATTTATTTAATTTGTAAATGGAAAAATTATTAAAATTCCATTTAATTTATAAAATCAATTTTATGGTAATAATACCTAGAAACATAAGATTGAAAAAAATCTTTTATTAATAAATTTCATTCCAGTCAACAGAAGCTAGGAAGATAGCTAAATTTTCTTTTGTCAAAAGGAAGTAATTTTTGATATGTTTGGGTTTCCTCCATGACCTAAATCCCCACTTGACCTCAAAACCGACCTGTTCATCATTTATTAATGAAATAACATCAACCTCAGAAGCATTTCTCCAAAAAAAGGTTTCAGAAATTCTAGAAAGATGTGAAGCTAATACTGATTCTACAATAGTTTCTTCCATAATCTTTTGGTTGGTGTAATAGGAAAATACATGATAAAGAAATGGATCGGTAACGTGAATCTTTTTGTTTTTTTTGTATAATACTTTTGAATCAGGGGATATCAAATCTAAAACCTTTAAGACAAACAACTCTTCCAAAGATTCTATATATGATTGTACTGTATGGGGGGAATTCATTGAAGTTTCTTTGGATATACCCAACCAACTAATGGGCGATAATCTGGTTTTCAGGATATAAGATATTACTTCCTTCATAAATTTGTCATTTTTTCCTATCTTGTTCCAATCATTTCGAAGCCAATCAAGATAGATTTTTTTTGAGTTAACTGATACAGTTCCAAATTCATAAAAGTCTTTTATTGGTATTGGAAACCCACCTGTCTTTAAATATTGTAAAAAAAGTTTGTTGATTTTTTCAGAATATATTTGATTTGTTTTCATGACTTTTCTAACCTCCTCAATGTCATTGATAGAAGATGTTTTTATTTCAATATTTCCAAATTTCCTCACGTATTCACTGAAACACATTGGAAGAAATCTTATATCCCTTCCTTTACCTCTTCTCCCCGGAAAATATTCCCTTTGTTTCATCAATTCTATGCTTGCTGAACCTGTTATAACTAAAACATCGTTCTTAAAAATACCCTGATCTATTTTGTATTTCACGACCCTCCACCAATCTTCCACAAAAGTTATTTCATCAAGAAAAATAACGGATTTTTTTATTTTCCATTGCTCTCTAGCTGAAATATAATTATCTAATACTTCTCCTAACTCTTTGTAATCAATTAATTCGTCACAAGAATAATAGAAAATGGATTTTGGGTCCATTTTTTTAAGTAAATCATGAATACATATTTTGATCGCTGTTGTTTTTCCCACTTGTCTTGGGCCAAAAATAAAATTAAGTGAAAAGGGCTCAAAATTGATTTGATTTATAGCTTCGGGTATCCATTTAATTCTATAATTATTCCATTCTTCGTATGTGTAATCTTTGTTTCCAGACCACCATGGGTTTTGCTCTTCCATATGCAATATAATTGCAAATATATATTTAAATAATTTGTAATATTATTGCAAATAATTGGATCTTAAGGGATTATTAGTTTTTAATAAAAAGAAATGCGATCTTTAGTTTTTTCTGTATTTTAACGCCGAGAGAGGGATTTGAACCCTCAAGGGCTTTCGCCCACAGGTTCTCCAGACCTGCGCGATACCTGGTTACGCGATCTCGGCTCTCAGATATACTTTTTTGAAAAATTCAACAATAAATCTATTCCAGCGGCTATAAATCCAAGGATCCACCCATAGTTATTTAGATATATGGTCAAGAACACAAATGCAGGTTTTACGATATAACTCCAAAAACCCTTGAGATCTAATATATGGAAAAGCCCCTCTATAATTATCAGGATGCCTAGATACAAACCTATCGTGGATATCTCAAAGAAGAAATCAATCAGAAAAATACCCAACTTGAAGAAGAAACCCATGAAATCAAACCCCAATATAAAAAATATTGCTTGAAATTCTGCTCCTACTTCAAATGGATTGGTTATTGACAGAACTATAAGAAATATTCCGATCAATTCTTTTAATATGTTCATAAAAACACAGTTATTTTTTCTAAAATCACTATTAATTTTCAGGGATTAAATGGTTGTCATAGCAATATCAGGAAGACCTGGGGCAGGAAGCTCGAGTGTTGCAAAAGCTCTTGCGAATGAACTTAATTTGGGTTATTTTTCCCCAGGAGAAAAATTTTTCAAACCTTCAGGTAAGAATGGAACAACTGAGTCTTTAAATACATGGAAAGGTGAGGGGAAGGATAAAAAATTCCATTTAAAGATAGACGAATATCAGAAGGAATTAGCCAAAAAAGGAGATATTGTGATTTGTGGTAAACTTTCAATATGGATACTTAGGGATATAGCAGACCTGAAGGTTTGGTTGGATTGTGATTTTGAGGAAAGGGTTAGGAGAAGTTCAATAAGGGATATGATACCAATTGAAGAAGCTAAGAAAAAACTTAAAGAAAGGGAGAATATAGAAGAAAAGGAGTGGAAAAAGATGTATGGTTTCAATAGAAATATTCAAAAAAAGATGGCCGATATGGTTATTGATACAACTAATTTGACAATACAAGAAGTAGTTGAAAGAATAAAAGAAAGATTGAATTATGAGTAATTTTGAAAAGAGGGTAGGATTTCCTCTCCTAAACCTCTTCTATATCTCCTCGTGGTTCCTCCTTCTGACATGGTATAAATTGCCTCAACCCAGTTCCATCTCCAGTATTCTTCAGCTATACTTGTTCTGGTACCACCATTTTTACCATTTTGGGTTTTTTCATCTCCTTCCATTTCAACAATTGAATAAAGTAAAAGCACGGCATGCCCAAGTACTTTTCTTGTTCTTTCATCTATAACAATTGCACCATCATGATTCTCACTAGTTGCAATTCTGTAAAGTATATCAGCCAATTGATTTGGATCAATTATATTTTCGTTTAAATCTCTTCTAAGACCACCAATTGGTTTTGATAGAGGTAATTTCTTTTCTCTTCCATAAACATCGGCAACGACAACCATAATACCATGAAATTTTCTTCCCTCATCCCTAATTCTCCTATAAACTATTCTCAATGCTTCCTCTATTGTTGTCAGAAGTTCTGTTGGATCATCATATAAAGTTTCCTTTCCATTATAAAGATTGGAGTAATCTATTTCCAAAATTTCTCCTTCAGTCATCTCTATATCTAATCCACCATCATCTCCCTCAGTAATCTTTCCTGAAAATATATATTCCCTCGTCAAAAAATCACCTAAAATTATTGGCACCAATATTTCCACCAATAATTGTTAAAACTTATATTTAAACTTTTGTAATTTAATCACAAAAAAGTGGTTATTTTCTCCAGATAAAAACATATTTGTTTGGCATGAAAGAGTTGATTTTACCAGAGAACCCACACTTCCTACATTTATATCCTATTTGTATCTCCTTACCCAGTAGGTTTTTTCCAAATATTTTACCCAATTTTCCTTCACAAACAGGACATTTAATTATTTTCCTTGTTATTGACTTTCTAGTTATTGTTTTTACCCTTATTTCTGGGATTTTAAGTGCCAACTTTCTAACTCTTTTGGGAGATATAGTAAATTCTTTATTATAGTTTCTTATTCTTCTAGAAACCAGATAACAAAGTTCTTCCTGTGTCTCAACGATCCCCCTTTTCCTCACAACATCCCTGATAATCTGGTATAGAAAATCATCCTTTGGGATTTTTGGCATTTATACCTAATAATTATATGTTCCAAAAACTTATGTTTTTATTCTTTCCCAGATTTTATCCATTTCTTCTCTGGTGAAAGATATTACAGGTGTGATAAATCTGCTACCAGCTTCCTTCAATTTGGTAAAACCATCCTTTTCGAGGTTTATTCCAACAACTATTGGTCCTTCAGGAGTATCCTGAATTCCGTTTACTTTTATTCTCTCTATTTTTATACCATAACTCCATTTATCAAGAACATCAGTTGGATAATCCCTGAAAAAAACTATAGGTCTGCAGCCCCTTTTCATCATCAGCCAACATGCAATCAAGTCTTCTCTAGAATCTATATAACAGTTTATTTTTCCCTGTGAAGGAATTGGTATACCTCCAGGACCTTTTATTTTTTGTTTATAAATATAAACCTCCTGATCTCTTACATCCAAAAATATCTCGGTGTCTGGTTTTTTGAGGTTAACTTTTGCCTTTATAGTATTTGAGATTATTTCTCCTATCTTAGCAGCCAACTCATTTGAAGTGAATTCATGTTTACCTTTCCTTGAAACCCTTACCGCAAACTTCCCGTTGATTAATTTTTCAGAATTTTTTTTAAAGAAATCCTCGATTTCATCTAATTGTATCTTTATTGCCGGAGAAAATGAAACTATACCAAATATATGTCTCAGGAGTTTTGTGGTCTTTTTTGTCTCGTTTGTCTCAATTAAAATAACATCCCTAAGTCTCTTAACTTTTGCATTTATCCCCTCTCTCTTAATTCCATTTTTTATATTCAGTGAAAGCCTTTTTGTCAACTGATTTCTAACAAAATCTGATTTCAAAAAAATCTCCGAATATCTTACTATCACAAATTTCCAACCCAAACTGACACCTTATTTAAATTCTTACCAAATTATTTATTTCAAGATGTGGTGATTTTACGGAAAGGTGCTTTATTTTCAAACCCTGTAAGGGAGATAACACATTCAAACTTGTCCCAACCAAGAAGATGAAAAGGGAAGAAATAGTTGAAAAATTAGTTGAAAACTTTAATGGGAAAATAGTCGCCGACACAAGTTTTTTGACTATAGTGGATATTGGTTCCTGCAAGATTACAATAAATAAAAATGGGGAGATGATTTTAAGGGATATAAATAGCAGTGATGCTGAGATCCTTTCTGGAAAGTTGATGAAGTTTTTTGATGTATAGAAGATTGTGATTGAGTTTTTAAATTTAAAGTATCTATAAAATTTATGTGTGTTTATCATCAGTCTGATATCTCCCTAACAAGTTTATATGGACAACCAAATATTGTAGTTTTAAACGAGGGGGGGATAGGGGAAAAAGATATGTTGAAATTCTCTACGATGGGGGTCAAAGGCTTAAATTAAGGGTAAAGTATGAAATTATTATTACAAGAAATGGTCATAAGTTATCTATTCCTTATGTTGAAATTGATGGAAGAAAATATTATTTAACAACCCATACGAAGTTAAGACCAATTAGAAGATCTATCTGAAAAAATTAGTAAGATATCAAAAAATCAAATTTTAAGAAAAAAAGAAAAGAAAAAAGAAAACCAATCAAGTTCTAGCAACTTTAAACTGCCTTACCGAATACCATCAATGAACCCTGTGTGAAGGATCCAACACATGGCATTGGGTAGGTCAATTTGAATTCAACCTCTAGCTTTCCTTGGTTTGTCAAGATGTTGTCCAATGGATTCTGTCCTGTGTGTGAAGTTTCATTGAATTCTTGAGATGCTGGAACTGGGTGTCCACCATAGCAATGACTGTATGGTTGTGCAACTTGGCAGTCATCGTTCTGGTTGTATTTACCCATTTTCTTCCATCCTTCCCAGGATGTCCATTGGGTTCCAGTCCATCCTCTGTATTGCATGTATTCTTCTATTGCCAACACATTTGATGTTGGACACTTTGAAGCGCCACTTGGGTCATAGAGGTCTGTTCCTGCAAGGAACATCCACATGTTCACACCACCCTCGGCTGTGTTCTTGACAACGAGCCTGTTGAGTGAGTGAACTGTTCTTTCCTCTGGTGTATCTGCACCATATGGCATCTCTTCAAAGTATATTGGATTACCGTCGCTTGTTGATACACTCAAGGACAAACTTGGGTTGAAGAACCATGTCTCCTTGTGTGTACCGTCTGTTGGTTGGAATGCTGAGTTGTATGCTGTTATCTTGACTTCTTTTTCACCATACCACTGTGGTTCAACTGTCAATGTACATTCATATAGTCTGTCTGTTTTTTGGTTCAATTGACCAAATCCATTACATTGGTAGTCATAATCCCAGTCACTCCAGGATACCTCATTACAAAGTACCTCTGGTGAACCGGCAACTCTTATTTTTGGAAATCCAATGTCAAGAGCGCCATTTGGATCCCTGACTACAATGTCAAAGTGGATTTGTTCACCTGCAAATGCATAAAGCCCAGTTCTGTAATCGAATGGGTTTACGCCAGGTGGATTTGCGCATGTTCCTATGCAAACGTCTCTGTGTTCCACACAAATTCTGGGTGGTTGATCCCCAGGTTGTGCAGAAACTCCTGTTTCACCGACTGCTACATCGGCAAATACTGGTGCCACTAAAACTGCTGCTAGAACTAAAGATATAATTCCAGCGAATAATTTGCTCATCTTTAGTACACCTCTTTTGTTATTAAGTAATAGTTATGACAATAAAGATTTAAATCTTAATAGGCAGGAAATATAAGATTTTTTCTAATACTTCAATTTAAAATCTTTTTTTGTCGAGATAAACATTATTTCTACATTATTATTAAATTATTTCTATTTTAATGTCAATTTTTTCTATTAAACATTAAAATTTTTTACCTATACAATAGTTGTGACTATCTGCAAACAGACAACAAAGTTGGGAAAAAGCAAAAACCATTGAAAATCTGATTTCCACACTCAATTTTATCCTTTAATTCCCTTGAACAACATTTATTTGGGGAAGATGAGGGGGTACCAGGAGGTAAACATATTGTGGTGGTTGTTCGGGTGGTGGTTGATGTTGTGGTTGTGGTGGTGGTTGATGTTTGTGAGGTTGCTGTGCTAACCATTAACTTTTCTCTACAAAAACCTATCTTATAATCAAATACCCATTCACAATTTTTAGATTTGATACAAGAATTGTATGACTTTCTTTTACACTCATCTTTTTCTATTTTTGATGGGATGGTTGTGGTTGGAGTAGTGGTTGATGTGATTATAGTTGTAGTTGTCTCAAGATTCTCAACATCTATTATCTTGTAACCCTTGAAAGTGGAAGCAGAAAAGCAAACATCCCCAGGTAATATTCTAAGGTCTCGTACAACCCAAGATTTTTTCACATATTCACAGGTTGTCGAAGGTTCACATACTTTGATTAAAATAGGTGGATCTATTTTCCTACTCATTGCATCAGTTACCTCGTATATCTCACATCTTTCTACATTTGAAGGACATAAAAATGAAGGGTTACTTGTATGTGCAGAATATATTTCTTCTTTGAGTTTTACTGATAAAGTGATTGGTATTAGAATCAAAAGGACAAACAAACTTGATATTTTTCTCATATCCTACTATTCATTTAAAAAATATTTATTAACAACTTGTATTTTCGATAGAAATTTTACTCTATTCAACTACCAATAAAACTATTAAAGAAGTAGGAGATATCAAAAGACAACAATTTTATAATTAATAAAAATATTTTTTCTATCTTTTGTTTTGCAAGTATAAACCTACCCGTAGGCTTTTTTTCTTCAATAGCATCGTGAAGTTGATAAATTGTTGGGTTTGTGTTGGATGTATAATAAGTGGTTGTTGATGTTGTGGTGGTTGTTCGGGTTGTTATGGTTGAGGTTGTGAGTGCAGTAGTAGTTACTATATTAGTTTTTATAATTTTTTTGGAAGACCCACCACCTCTTTTTATATTACTCTTTATATCCAAAATATGATTATCAAAAGTTGTGGTTGTCCTAGGTGGTGATAATTCTATTGTTGTAGTTGTTGACCTAATTTCCTCTAAAATTGTTGTTTTTGGAAGGGTTGTAATTGTAGTAGTTGAATCATAAATTTCAAAAGTTGTGGTTGTTTGTATGGGTGTGTTAATTGTATCTATTATTTCTGTTTCTTGGGGTGTCTGCGGAATATTTTCATATTCAATAACACTTGTTGTTATTAATGTTGTTATAAGAACCCTCTCGGTAGTTGTTGTCACTGTGGGGGTTAATTCTGGTTTTGGTTCAGTTGATGTTTCAAGAGTGGTTGTGGTTTCTTGAGGTTGTTCAGGAGTGGTTGTTTCCACGATTGTGGTTGTCGTGAATATAGTTGTATTAAATAAATTTGTTGTTTCCAACTTTTCCGGGTCAGTAAAAGTTGAATTTGGTTCACTTATTTTTAAACTCCCATCTCTATTATTGTTAACTAAAGAAGAATAGATCGATAGATCCAACCTTCCATATCCATAGTAATTATCTTTACCAAAAATTCCCAAATCAATAGTTGATTCCCTCAATATTTTTCTGATTTCCTCTGGTGTTAATGAATTATTGTAGGATAAAATAAGGGCCAAAGCGCCAGCCACATGTGGAGCTGAAAAACTAGTGCCAGAAATAACCATATAACCATTTGTCAAGGATGTTGTATAGACCAAATAACCAGGCGCAGATATCTCTACCTCTGGTCCATATGAATATCTTGGTATATACTGGTCTCTCTCATCAACAGCACTCACAGCAATAACTTCCTCAAATCTTGCGGGATAATTAACCGTTATTATTCTATTTCCGTCTGTATCCTCACCATTTCCAGCAGAGGATACCAAAAGTATGCCATTTGAATAAAGTTCTCTTACTTTATTCTCGAATTCCTCATCATAAATTTCAGAACCAAAGCTCATAACAACTATGTCCATGTCATTCTCTAAACACCAATTC
This sequence is a window from Candidatus Aenigmatarchaeota archaeon. Protein-coding genes within it:
- a CDS encoding S8 family peptidase; amino-acid sequence: YMDYVGHGTGVAGIIAAEENGFGLIGVAPKADLYAVKIATSRGAYLNDILKGLNWCLENDMDIVVMSFGSEIYDEEFENKVRELYSNGILLVSSAGNGEDTDGNRIITVNYPARFEEVIAVSAVDERDQYIPRYSYGPEVEISAPGYLVYTTSLTNGYMVISGTSFSAPHVAGALALILSYNNSLTPEEIRKILRESTIDLGIFGKDNYYGYGRLDLSIYSSLVNNNRDGSLKISEPNSTFTDPEKLETTNLFNTTIFTTTTIVETTTPEQPQETTTTLETSTEPKPELTPTVTTTTERVLITTLITTSVIEYENIPQTPQETEIIDTINTPIQTTTTFEIYDSTTTITTLPKTTILEEIRSTTTTIELSPPRTTTTFDNHILDIKSNIKRGGGSSKKIIKTNIVTTTALTTSTITTRTTTTTSTTTYYTSNTNPTIYQLHDAIEEKKPTGRFILAKQKIEKIFLLIIKLLSFDISYFFNSFIGS
- a CDS encoding cytidylate kinase family protein, producing the protein MVVIAISGRPGAGSSSVAKALANELNLGYFSPGEKFFKPSGKNGTTESLNTWKGEGKDKKFHLKIDEYQKELAKKGDIVICGKLSIWILRDIADLKVWLDCDFEERVRRSSIRDMIPIEEAKKKLKERENIEEKEWKKMYGFNRNIQKKMADMVIDTTNLTIQEVVERIKERLNYE
- the alaS gene encoding alanine--tRNA ligase, with amino-acid sequence MVDKKDLRKQFQKDWEKYYKIEFLIKKGFKRKICPKCGKGFWTLDENRENCPDQPCQNYEFLGNPPTNKRFSYIESWQEIEKFFKKHGHTSIKQYPVVCRWRPDLFFTIASIIDFQRIEKGQVVFQMPANPLVVPQFCLRFPDIPNIGVTGKHYTNFCMVGQHSIYDGKQGYWKERCIELDFNLLTQVFGIPEHEVIFIEDLWVGHGAFGSSMEYFVRGIELGNAVFTEFLETNGVIREMKEKVIDMGAGLERFPWICNGTPTSYDIVFEPVLRKLMEKLSIEYDKDFFLRYSKLAGLLNIDEIPNIKKAREMVANNLGVTVDVLEKKVKPMEDLYAICDHTRALAMAISDGMLPSNVGGGYNLRVILRRALGFIDKNRWNIDLGDVCELHAKQLKPMVPELEENIEIIRRILDVERKKFHETKLRTKGIVQRMIDNNEEFTEEKILNLYDSEGITPELIREFKPDVKISDEFYIKVTERHIKPEKRMEKEEIDVSKFPPTKLLFYEDQKTTEFKAKVLGMIDGKWVVLDQTAFYPESGGQKADLGFIDGSPVSDTQKIGDVVIHRVLGTFREGQEVRGTVNVYNRKILTQHHTATHVINAACREIVGPWVWQHSAEKTTKKARLDITHFEALTDEIVERIERKANEIVKKGYPVIKEVISREEAEKKYSFRIYQGGVVPEKMLRIVSIDRIDHEACGGTHVDNTREIGFISILKTKRVQDGVVRLEFVAGDLAIQELRESERILKEACQILGVKVEDLPRKVEELFNEWKDKRKKIKKGV
- a CDS encoding THUMP domain-containing protein, producing MGWKFVIVRYSEIFLKSDFVRNQLTKRLSLNIKNGIKREGINAKVKRLRDVILIETNETKKTTKLLRHIFGIVSFSPAIKIQLDEIEDFFKKNSEKLINGKFAVRVSRKGKHEFTSNELAAKIGEIISNTIKAKVNLKKPDTEIFLDVRDQEVYIYKQKIKGPGGIPIPSQGKINCYIDSREDLIACWLMMKRGCRPIVFFRDYPTDVLDKWSYGIKIERIKVNGIQDTPEGPIVVGINLEKDGFTKLKEAGSRFITPVISFTREEMDKIWERIKT
- a CDS encoding ATP-binding protein translates to MEEQNPWWSGNKDYTYEEWNNYRIKWIPEAINQINFEPFSLNFIFGPRQVGKTTAIKICIHDLLKKMDPKSIFYYSCDELIDYKELGEVLDNYISAREQWKIKKSVIFLDEITFVEDWWRVVKYKIDQGIFKNDVLVITGSASIELMKQREYFPGRRGKGRDIRFLPMCFSEYVRKFGNIEIKTSSINDIEEVRKVMKTNQIYSEKINKLFLQYLKTGGFPIPIKDFYEFGTVSVNSKKIYLDWLRNDWNKIGKNDKFMKEVISYILKTRLSPISWLGISKETSMNSPHTVQSYIESLEELFVLKVLDLISPDSKVLYKKNKKIHVTDPFLYHVFSYYTNQKIMEETIVESVLASHLSRISETFFWRNASEVDVISLINDEQVGFEVKWGFRSWRKPKHIKNYFLLTKENLAIFLASVDWNEIY